From the Carya illinoinensis cultivar Pawnee chromosome 4, C.illinoinensisPawnee_v1, whole genome shotgun sequence genome, one window contains:
- the LOC122308232 gene encoding protein NSP-INTERACTING KINASE 1-like isoform X3: MALKRKEASVCFVAFLCFWASAYGLLSPKGVNFEVQALMGIKTSLKDPHGVLDNWDGDSVDPCSWTMVTCSAESLVIGLGTPSQNLSGTLSPSIGNLKNLQIVLLQNNNIKGPIPAELGKLSKLHTLDLSNNFFSGEIPTTLGHLRSLQYIDLSYNSLSGPVPRFPAKTFNIVGNPLICPTGSEPDCNGTTLLPMSMNLNGSQTAQPSSRPSSHKVALAFGLSLGCLCLMALGFGFLLWWRQRHHKQIFFDAKDRHHEEISLGNLKRFHFRELQSATNSFSNKSILGKGGFGNVYKGVLQDGTVVAVKRLKDGNAIGGEIQFQTEVEMISLAVHRNLLRLYGFCVTPTERLLVYPFMSNGSVASRLKGKPVLDWNTRKRIALGAGRGLLYLHEQCDPKIIHRDVKAANILLDDSCEAVVGDFGLAKLLDHQDSHVTTAVRGTVGHIAPEYLSTGQSSEKTDVFGFGILLLELITGQRALEFGKAANQKGAMLDWVKKIHQEKKLEMLVDKDLKSNYDRIELEEMVQVALLCTQYLPGHRPKMSEVVRMLEGDGLAERWEASQRVESTKCKPHEFSASDRYSDLTDNSSLLVQAMELSGPR, translated from the exons atggcattgaaaagaaaagaagcttCTGTGTGTTTTGTGGCTTTTCTGTGTTTTTGGGCTTCTGCATATGGATTACTTTCTCCCAAAGGTGTAAACTTTGAAG TGCAAGCTTTAATGGGaataaaaacttctttaaaGGATCCCCATGGTGTCCTCGATAATTGGGATGGCGACTCTGTTGATCCATGTAGCTGGACCATGGTTACCTGTTCTGCTGAGAGCCTAGTCATTGGCCT GGGTACTCCTAGCCAGAATTTATCCGGTACTCTATCTCCAAGTATAGGCAATCTGAAAAATCTTCAGATTGT GCTTTTACAGAACAACAACATTAAAGGACCAATCCCTGCAGAGCTTGGAAAGCTCTCAAAGCTTCACACACTTGATCTTTCGAATAACTTCTTCAGTGGGGAAATTCCTACAACTCTGGGTCATCTGAGAAGCCTCCAATACAT TGATTTGTCCTACAACAGTCTGAGTGGACCTGTACCCAGATTTCCTGCTAAAACATTCAA CATTGTTGGGAACCCTTTGATATGCCCAACAGGCTCTGAACCAGACTGCAATGGGACAACACTCTTGCCAATGTCCATGAACTTGAATGGTTCACAAA CAGCTCAGCCTTCTAGTAGACCTAGCAGTCACAAAGTAGCCCTTGCCTTTGGCTTGAGCCTCGGATGCCTATGTCTCATGGCCCTGGGATTTGGTTTTCTTTTGTGGTGGAGGCAAAGGCACCACAAACAGATATTCTTTGATGCCAAAG ACCGGCATCATGAAGAGATTTCCCTTGGAAACTTGAAGAGATTCCATTTCAGGGAACTTCAAAGTGCAACCAACAGCTTCAGCAACAAAAGCATACTTGGAAAAGGTGGTTTTGGAAACGTGTACAAAGGAGTTCTCCAAGATGGGACTGTTGTGGCTGTCAAGAGGCTTAAAGATGGTAATGCAATTGGAGGAGAGATTCAATTCCAGACTGAAGTTGAAATGATTAGCCTAGCAGTGCACCGAAACCTCCTCAGGCTATATGGTTTTTGTGTGACGCCCACAGAAAGGCTTCTAGTTTACCCATTTATGTCCAATGGCAGTGTTGCTTCTCGTCTCAAAG GAAAACCTGTCTTGGACTGGAACACTAGGAAGAGGATTGCCTTAGGAGCTGGCAGGGGACTATTATACCTTCACGAGCAGTGTGACCCGAAGATAATTCATAGGGACGTGAAGGCTGCAAATATATTGCTTGATGACTCTTGTGAGGCCGTGGTAGGAGATTTTGGCTTAGCAAAGCTTTTGGATCACCAAGATTCACATGTTACCACAGCAGTGAGAGGCACGGTGGGGCATATAGCCCCGGAATATCTTTCCACCGGTCAGTCCTCTGAGAAAACAGATGTCTTCGGATTTGGGATCCTTCTCCTAGAATTAATTACAGGCCAGCGAGCACTAGAATTCGGCAAGGCAGCCAACCAGAAAGGTGCCATGCTCGATTGG GTAAAGAAAATCCATCAGGAGAAGAAGCTTGAAATGCTTGTGGATAAGGATCTTAAAAGCAACTATGACAGAATTGAGCTGGAGGAGATGGTCCAAGTGGCTCTTTTGTGCACCCAATACCTCCCAGGCCACAGACCCAAAATGTCTGAAGTGGTCAGAATGCTTGAAGGTGATGGGCTCGCAGAAAGATGGGAAGCTTCTCAAAGAGTTGAATCTACCAAGTGCAAACCCCATGAGTTCTCTGCATCAGATAGATATTCTGATCTCACCGATAACTCTTCCCTACTAGTCCAAGCAATGGAGCTCTCTGGGCCAAGGTGA
- the LOC122308232 gene encoding protein NSP-INTERACTING KINASE 1-like isoform X1 — translation MALKRKEASVCFVAFLCFWASAYGLLSPKGVNFEVQALMGIKTSLKDPHGVLDNWDGDSVDPCSWTMVTCSAESLVIGLGTPSQNLSGTLSPSIGNLKNLQIVLLQNNNIKGPIPAELGKLSKLHTLDLSNNFFSGEIPTTLGHLRSLQYMRLNNNSLSGAFPMSLANMAQLAFLDLSYNSLSGPVPRFPAKTFNIVGNPLICPTGSEPDCNGTTLLPMSMNLNGSQTAQPSSRPSSHKVALAFGLSLGCLCLMALGFGFLLWWRQRHHKQIFFDAKDRHHEEISLGNLKRFHFRELQSATNSFSNKSILGKGGFGNVYKGVLQDGTVVAVKRLKDGNAIGGEIQFQTEVEMISLAVHRNLLRLYGFCVTPTERLLVYPFMSNGSVASRLKGKPVLDWNTRKRIALGAGRGLLYLHEQCDPKIIHRDVKAANILLDDSCEAVVGDFGLAKLLDHQDSHVTTAVRGTVGHIAPEYLSTGQSSEKTDVFGFGILLLELITGQRALEFGKAANQKGAMLDWVKKIHQEKKLEMLVDKDLKSNYDRIELEEMVQVALLCTQYLPGHRPKMSEVVRMLEGDGLAERWEASQRVESTKCKPHEFSASDRYSDLTDNSSLLVQAMELSGPR, via the exons atggcattgaaaagaaaagaagcttCTGTGTGTTTTGTGGCTTTTCTGTGTTTTTGGGCTTCTGCATATGGATTACTTTCTCCCAAAGGTGTAAACTTTGAAG TGCAAGCTTTAATGGGaataaaaacttctttaaaGGATCCCCATGGTGTCCTCGATAATTGGGATGGCGACTCTGTTGATCCATGTAGCTGGACCATGGTTACCTGTTCTGCTGAGAGCCTAGTCATTGGCCT GGGTACTCCTAGCCAGAATTTATCCGGTACTCTATCTCCAAGTATAGGCAATCTGAAAAATCTTCAGATTGT GCTTTTACAGAACAACAACATTAAAGGACCAATCCCTGCAGAGCTTGGAAAGCTCTCAAAGCTTCACACACTTGATCTTTCGAATAACTTCTTCAGTGGGGAAATTCCTACAACTCTGGGTCATCTGAGAAGCCTCCAATACAT GAGACTTAACAATAACAGTCTCTCGGGAGCATTTCCAATGTCATTGGCTAACATGGCCCAGCTTGCCTTTCT TGATTTGTCCTACAACAGTCTGAGTGGACCTGTACCCAGATTTCCTGCTAAAACATTCAA CATTGTTGGGAACCCTTTGATATGCCCAACAGGCTCTGAACCAGACTGCAATGGGACAACACTCTTGCCAATGTCCATGAACTTGAATGGTTCACAAA CAGCTCAGCCTTCTAGTAGACCTAGCAGTCACAAAGTAGCCCTTGCCTTTGGCTTGAGCCTCGGATGCCTATGTCTCATGGCCCTGGGATTTGGTTTTCTTTTGTGGTGGAGGCAAAGGCACCACAAACAGATATTCTTTGATGCCAAAG ACCGGCATCATGAAGAGATTTCCCTTGGAAACTTGAAGAGATTCCATTTCAGGGAACTTCAAAGTGCAACCAACAGCTTCAGCAACAAAAGCATACTTGGAAAAGGTGGTTTTGGAAACGTGTACAAAGGAGTTCTCCAAGATGGGACTGTTGTGGCTGTCAAGAGGCTTAAAGATGGTAATGCAATTGGAGGAGAGATTCAATTCCAGACTGAAGTTGAAATGATTAGCCTAGCAGTGCACCGAAACCTCCTCAGGCTATATGGTTTTTGTGTGACGCCCACAGAAAGGCTTCTAGTTTACCCATTTATGTCCAATGGCAGTGTTGCTTCTCGTCTCAAAG GAAAACCTGTCTTGGACTGGAACACTAGGAAGAGGATTGCCTTAGGAGCTGGCAGGGGACTATTATACCTTCACGAGCAGTGTGACCCGAAGATAATTCATAGGGACGTGAAGGCTGCAAATATATTGCTTGATGACTCTTGTGAGGCCGTGGTAGGAGATTTTGGCTTAGCAAAGCTTTTGGATCACCAAGATTCACATGTTACCACAGCAGTGAGAGGCACGGTGGGGCATATAGCCCCGGAATATCTTTCCACCGGTCAGTCCTCTGAGAAAACAGATGTCTTCGGATTTGGGATCCTTCTCCTAGAATTAATTACAGGCCAGCGAGCACTAGAATTCGGCAAGGCAGCCAACCAGAAAGGTGCCATGCTCGATTGG GTAAAGAAAATCCATCAGGAGAAGAAGCTTGAAATGCTTGTGGATAAGGATCTTAAAAGCAACTATGACAGAATTGAGCTGGAGGAGATGGTCCAAGTGGCTCTTTTGTGCACCCAATACCTCCCAGGCCACAGACCCAAAATGTCTGAAGTGGTCAGAATGCTTGAAGGTGATGGGCTCGCAGAAAGATGGGAAGCTTCTCAAAGAGTTGAATCTACCAAGTGCAAACCCCATGAGTTCTCTGCATCAGATAGATATTCTGATCTCACCGATAACTCTTCCCTACTAGTCCAAGCAATGGAGCTCTCTGGGCCAAGGTGA
- the LOC122308232 gene encoding protein NSP-INTERACTING KINASE 1-like isoform X2 — MALKRKEASVCFVAFLCFWASAYGLLSPKGVNFEVQALMGIKTSLKDPHGVLDNWDGDSVDPCSWTMVTCSAESLVIGLGTPSQNLSGTLSPSIGNLKNLQIVLLQNNNIKGPIPAELGKLSKLHTLDLSNNFFSGEIPTTLGHLRSLQYMRLNNNSLSGAFPMSLANMAQLAFLDLSYNSLSGPVPRFPAKTFNIVGNPLICPTGSEPDCNGTTLLPMSMNLNGSQTQPSSRPSSHKVALAFGLSLGCLCLMALGFGFLLWWRQRHHKQIFFDAKDRHHEEISLGNLKRFHFRELQSATNSFSNKSILGKGGFGNVYKGVLQDGTVVAVKRLKDGNAIGGEIQFQTEVEMISLAVHRNLLRLYGFCVTPTERLLVYPFMSNGSVASRLKGKPVLDWNTRKRIALGAGRGLLYLHEQCDPKIIHRDVKAANILLDDSCEAVVGDFGLAKLLDHQDSHVTTAVRGTVGHIAPEYLSTGQSSEKTDVFGFGILLLELITGQRALEFGKAANQKGAMLDWVKKIHQEKKLEMLVDKDLKSNYDRIELEEMVQVALLCTQYLPGHRPKMSEVVRMLEGDGLAERWEASQRVESTKCKPHEFSASDRYSDLTDNSSLLVQAMELSGPR, encoded by the exons atggcattgaaaagaaaagaagcttCTGTGTGTTTTGTGGCTTTTCTGTGTTTTTGGGCTTCTGCATATGGATTACTTTCTCCCAAAGGTGTAAACTTTGAAG TGCAAGCTTTAATGGGaataaaaacttctttaaaGGATCCCCATGGTGTCCTCGATAATTGGGATGGCGACTCTGTTGATCCATGTAGCTGGACCATGGTTACCTGTTCTGCTGAGAGCCTAGTCATTGGCCT GGGTACTCCTAGCCAGAATTTATCCGGTACTCTATCTCCAAGTATAGGCAATCTGAAAAATCTTCAGATTGT GCTTTTACAGAACAACAACATTAAAGGACCAATCCCTGCAGAGCTTGGAAAGCTCTCAAAGCTTCACACACTTGATCTTTCGAATAACTTCTTCAGTGGGGAAATTCCTACAACTCTGGGTCATCTGAGAAGCCTCCAATACAT GAGACTTAACAATAACAGTCTCTCGGGAGCATTTCCAATGTCATTGGCTAACATGGCCCAGCTTGCCTTTCT TGATTTGTCCTACAACAGTCTGAGTGGACCTGTACCCAGATTTCCTGCTAAAACATTCAA CATTGTTGGGAACCCTTTGATATGCCCAACAGGCTCTGAACCAGACTGCAATGGGACAACACTCTTGCCAATGTCCATGAACTTGAATGGTTCACAAA CTCAGCCTTCTAGTAGACCTAGCAGTCACAAAGTAGCCCTTGCCTTTGGCTTGAGCCTCGGATGCCTATGTCTCATGGCCCTGGGATTTGGTTTTCTTTTGTGGTGGAGGCAAAGGCACCACAAACAGATATTCTTTGATGCCAAAG ACCGGCATCATGAAGAGATTTCCCTTGGAAACTTGAAGAGATTCCATTTCAGGGAACTTCAAAGTGCAACCAACAGCTTCAGCAACAAAAGCATACTTGGAAAAGGTGGTTTTGGAAACGTGTACAAAGGAGTTCTCCAAGATGGGACTGTTGTGGCTGTCAAGAGGCTTAAAGATGGTAATGCAATTGGAGGAGAGATTCAATTCCAGACTGAAGTTGAAATGATTAGCCTAGCAGTGCACCGAAACCTCCTCAGGCTATATGGTTTTTGTGTGACGCCCACAGAAAGGCTTCTAGTTTACCCATTTATGTCCAATGGCAGTGTTGCTTCTCGTCTCAAAG GAAAACCTGTCTTGGACTGGAACACTAGGAAGAGGATTGCCTTAGGAGCTGGCAGGGGACTATTATACCTTCACGAGCAGTGTGACCCGAAGATAATTCATAGGGACGTGAAGGCTGCAAATATATTGCTTGATGACTCTTGTGAGGCCGTGGTAGGAGATTTTGGCTTAGCAAAGCTTTTGGATCACCAAGATTCACATGTTACCACAGCAGTGAGAGGCACGGTGGGGCATATAGCCCCGGAATATCTTTCCACCGGTCAGTCCTCTGAGAAAACAGATGTCTTCGGATTTGGGATCCTTCTCCTAGAATTAATTACAGGCCAGCGAGCACTAGAATTCGGCAAGGCAGCCAACCAGAAAGGTGCCATGCTCGATTGG GTAAAGAAAATCCATCAGGAGAAGAAGCTTGAAATGCTTGTGGATAAGGATCTTAAAAGCAACTATGACAGAATTGAGCTGGAGGAGATGGTCCAAGTGGCTCTTTTGTGCACCCAATACCTCCCAGGCCACAGACCCAAAATGTCTGAAGTGGTCAGAATGCTTGAAGGTGATGGGCTCGCAGAAAGATGGGAAGCTTCTCAAAGAGTTGAATCTACCAAGTGCAAACCCCATGAGTTCTCTGCATCAGATAGATATTCTGATCTCACCGATAACTCTTCCCTACTAGTCCAAGCAATGGAGCTCTCTGGGCCAAGGTGA